The Anaerolineales bacterium region GAGATCAACATTGACGGCGGCTTGGGTTCGGTGACGGTTAAGTAAAGCCTGTACCGCAAAGTTTACTTTGCGTTATGCCTTAACAAGGAGAATCAAAATGAAAAAATACGACCCTCGCTTATGGATCGGCGCGCTCTTGGTATTTGGCGGCGTGTTGGTCTTGCTTGAAAACCTGAACGTCATTTCGGATGTCAGCGGTATTTTCTGGGGCGCGATCTGGGGGCTCGTCGGCTTGTTCTTCCTGTTCATGTTGCTGCGGAATCGGAGTAACTGGTGGGCGGCGTTCCCCGCGTTCACTTTGCTTGGGCTTGCCGCCTCGGCGTTCCTGCCGAATGCGCTCGAAGCCTTTAGCGGACTCGTGTTCTTTGTGGGGATCTGTATCGCCTTCCTGTGGGTTTACTTTACCGACGTGCAATCGCATTGGTGGGCGATCATTCCCGCTGGGGTTTTGCTCACCCTCGGCGCGATCGACGCGCTCGAAGAAACGACCGGAGTGGACAGCGGCAATTTCCTCTTCCTCGGTTTGGGACTCACCTTCATCCTCGTTGCCATCCTCCCCGGCGGAAAGAATCGCAGTTGGGCGTTCATCCCCGGTCTCGTCTTGCTCGTCTTCGGCGCGTTCCTCACCGCCGGAGTCGTTGGCTGGATGCAATATATTTGGCCCGCCGCGTTAATCCTCGTTGGCGGATATTTTGTGTTGAAGTTTTTCAGGAATCCCGCGTAAAAATGAGGGGCGGGGAGAATCCGCCTCTACATCATTCCCTTTTTCAGGATCAATTTCACTTGTTGGCGCGCATCCTTCCAGCGCGCAGAGACCGCGCCGGCAAGGCTGTTCAAAATTTCCTGCCCGGCGTCCGGATCGTTCTCGGCTAATTTCCGCAGTTCGCCGCCGCGTATTCGAACAGCCTCCAGCGGTTCGATGGCAATCGCGGACGAAGTATATTTCTCGCTCCCGATCACTGCCGACCAGCCAAACAACCCGCCGGACTCCACATGCGAAACCGTGATCGGTATTCCGTCGTACGGTTTGAATGAAATTTGAACTTTGCCCTTCAAGATGATGTATAAAAAATCGGCGGGCGTATCCTGACGGATAACGAATTCTCCCGCGTCGCATTGAATCGTTTCGATGAGCGGCTCCAATAATTTAACGTAGTTTTCGCGCAGATCTGCAAACACTGGCAGGCGGTGAAAATCAATACCCATCGTCGCATGTTAATCGCGCAGATGCCTCCCTTCCAGTGGCAAAAATCATATCTTGCGTGACATTCATCCTGTATTCGCGCCGTCTCGCCGGGGTATACTTCTGG contains the following coding sequences:
- a CDS encoding cyclic nucleotide-binding domain-containing protein, producing the protein MGIDFHRLPVFADLRENYVKLLEPLIETIQCDAGEFVIRQDTPADFLYIILKGKVQISFKPYDGIPITVSHVESGGLFGWSAVIGSEKYTSSAIAIEPLEAVRIRGGELRKLAENDPDAGQEILNSLAGAVSARWKDARQQVKLILKKGMM